The following proteins are co-located in the Nocardia bhagyanarayanae genome:
- the folE gene encoding GTP cyclohydrolase I FolE: MPASTRPELVALETGRPFDQDRAEAAVRELLIAIGEDPDRPGLIETPARVARAYRETFAGLYQEPDAVLNTTFDEGHQELVLVRDIPMYSTCEHHLVSFHGVAHVGYIPGEHGRVTGLSKLARLVDLYAKRPQVQERLTSQIVDAVMRKLEPRGAIVVVEAEHLCMAMRGIRKPGASTTTSAVRGLLQTNAASRAEALELILRR; this comes from the coding sequence ATGCCTGCGTCGACCCGGCCTGAACTGGTCGCACTGGAGACGGGGCGGCCGTTCGACCAGGACAGGGCCGAAGCCGCGGTCCGGGAATTGCTGATCGCGATCGGCGAGGACCCGGACCGCCCCGGCCTGATCGAGACGCCCGCCCGCGTGGCCCGCGCCTACCGGGAAACCTTCGCCGGGCTCTACCAGGAGCCGGACGCGGTGCTGAACACCACGTTCGACGAGGGACACCAGGAACTCGTACTGGTGCGCGACATCCCGATGTACTCCACCTGCGAACACCATCTGGTGTCCTTCCACGGCGTCGCCCATGTCGGGTACATCCCCGGCGAGCACGGCCGGGTCACCGGGTTGTCCAAGCTCGCCAGACTGGTCGACCTCTACGCCAAGCGCCCGCAGGTGCAGGAGCGCCTGACCAGCCAGATCGTCGACGCCGTCATGCGCAAGCTGGAGCCGCGCGGCGCGATCGTCGTGGTGGAGGCCGAGCACCTGTGCATGGCGATGCGCGGCATCCGCAAGCCGGGCGCGAGCACCACCACCTCGGCCGTCCGTGGCCTGTTGCAGACCAACGCCGCCTCGCGCGCCGAGGCACTCGAACTGATCCTGCGCCGGTGA